Proteins encoded in a region of the Streptomyces sp. NBC_01298 genome:
- a CDS encoding GNAT family N-acetyltransferase, with protein sequence MTELGPVAWPPVPIRTERLVLRESEARDRTAFIELFASPDVRTYLGGPLPREELERAVPEVPGRRPGLFAVDLDGAMIGTVSLDRRGAERPGHLLPDAGEAELGYMFLPGAWGHGYAAEACAAALGWVAGAIPGEPVVLCTQTANDRAMRLAAKLGFTEVERFEEFGAEQWFGVWSSPAPRSAR encoded by the coding sequence ATGACCGAACTCGGACCCGTGGCCTGGCCGCCCGTCCCGATACGGACCGAACGGCTCGTGCTCCGCGAGTCCGAGGCCCGGGACCGGACGGCGTTCATCGAACTGTTCGCCTCGCCGGACGTGCGCACCTACCTCGGAGGTCCGCTGCCGCGCGAGGAACTCGAGCGTGCCGTGCCCGAGGTGCCCGGGCGGCGCCCCGGCCTCTTCGCGGTCGACCTCGACGGAGCGATGATCGGCACGGTGTCGCTCGACCGGCGCGGCGCGGAGCGCCCGGGGCACCTCCTGCCGGATGCCGGAGAGGCTGAACTCGGCTACATGTTCCTCCCCGGGGCCTGGGGACACGGGTACGCCGCCGAGGCGTGCGCCGCGGCGCTCGGCTGGGTCGCCGGCGCGATTCCCGGTGAGCCGGTCGTGCTGTGCACGCAGACCGCCAACGACCGCGCGATGCGCCTCGCGGCGAAGCTGGGGTTCACCGAGGTGGAGCGGTTCGAGGAGTTCGGCGCGGAGCAGTGGTTCGGCGTGTGGTCTTCGCCCGCGCCGAGGTCAGCACGGTGA